The following coding sequences lie in one Myxococcales bacterium genomic window:
- a CDS encoding adenylate/guanylate cyclase domain-containing protein — protein sequence MSERRFRLSIRLKAAVLLVAIAALPAGVVAQRLTGINRGAVETSERHLQASVLAELSQSVLARVRAVEADARAVANALTLAAARPDAGAATEAAVRSVVATRTAIDSVRFEVPSAKTDLLIKKQGSESVDAPHSTAEMRSQADERGVSFVMTGPGTGAVVVPVTKVDAHGASGYVTVRADLGVLGDQLKELADTRFGGGGTKFLVADGARRAVAAHGDAAITSGSDVANLPIWEVIPRGASWSSRVAVVSGFKEGGAAQVGGIESVEELGWAVALWRPESVAYATVIDMQRQSSWVLGFALLGALIVGFAAGEGVTRPVLAIAKQAALIGNRRWGEVKLERARNDELGDLAVSVGQMAKDLQTSEAEIEKEAKLRGDLSRFMSKELVEAIVRGDHPLALGGKRTEISVLFADVVAFTPLAESRPAEEVVTLLNELFSMLSEVVFRHHGTVDKFIGDCIMAVWGAPVSQPDHARRALAAAEDMQRFLESANQVWKTTHGVELRLAIGVNSGEAIVGNIGSDKRMEYTVVGDVVNVAARLEAIANPNQILVAERTVELAGDEFELKALGPHQLTGRKAATAVFELRLDVADV from the coding sequence ATGAGTGAGCGGCGCTTCCGGCTCTCGATCCGGCTGAAAGCAGCGGTGCTCCTGGTGGCCATCGCGGCGCTGCCGGCGGGCGTGGTTGCCCAGCGCCTCACCGGCATCAATCGCGGTGCCGTCGAGACCAGCGAGCGGCACCTGCAGGCATCGGTCCTGGCGGAGCTCTCGCAGTCGGTGCTGGCTCGCGTTCGCGCCGTCGAAGCGGACGCCCGCGCAGTTGCCAACGCATTGACCCTGGCCGCAGCGCGGCCCGACGCGGGCGCAGCGACGGAAGCCGCCGTGCGGTCCGTCGTGGCGACGCGCACTGCGATCGACTCCGTCCGCTTCGAGGTGCCCAGCGCAAAGACGGATCTGTTGATCAAGAAGCAGGGAAGTGAGTCGGTCGACGCGCCGCACTCGACCGCCGAGATGCGGAGTCAGGCGGACGAACGGGGTGTGTCGTTCGTGATGACCGGGCCCGGAACCGGCGCGGTCGTGGTCCCTGTCACCAAGGTCGATGCCCACGGAGCCAGCGGCTACGTCACCGTTCGTGCCGACCTCGGTGTGCTCGGCGATCAGCTCAAAGAGCTGGCGGACACCCGCTTCGGCGGCGGCGGCACGAAGTTCTTGGTGGCAGACGGCGCCCGGCGCGCCGTCGCGGCGCATGGTGATGCGGCGATCACGTCCGGCTCGGACGTCGCGAACCTGCCCATCTGGGAGGTCATCCCCCGCGGTGCGAGCTGGAGCAGTCGCGTCGCGGTCGTGAGCGGTTTCAAAGAAGGCGGCGCGGCCCAGGTGGGTGGCATCGAGAGCGTCGAGGAGCTGGGCTGGGCGGTTGCGCTCTGGCGGCCGGAGAGTGTGGCCTACGCGACCGTCATCGACATGCAGCGGCAGAGCAGCTGGGTGCTCGGGTTCGCGCTCCTGGGGGCGCTGATCGTGGGGTTTGCCGCGGGCGAGGGTGTCACACGTCCGGTGCTCGCCATCGCAAAACAGGCCGCGCTGATCGGCAACCGTCGCTGGGGTGAGGTGAAGCTCGAGCGAGCGCGCAACGACGAGCTCGGCGATCTGGCGGTGAGCGTCGGGCAGATGGCCAAGGACCTCCAGACGAGTGAGGCCGAGATCGAGAAGGAGGCGAAGCTGCGCGGAGATCTCAGCCGCTTCATGAGCAAGGAGCTGGTCGAGGCCATCGTGCGGGGTGATCACCCGCTCGCGCTTGGCGGAAAGCGCACGGAGATCTCCGTGCTCTTTGCCGACGTCGTGGCGTTCACGCCGCTGGCGGAGAGCCGCCCGGCAGAAGAGGTCGTGACGCTGCTGAATGAGCTCTTCTCGATGCTCAGCGAGGTCGTCTTTCGCCATCACGGCACGGTGGACAAGTTCATCGGCGACTGCATCATGGCGGTGTGGGGCGCGCCGGTCTCACAACCAGACCACGCGCGCCGCGCGCTCGCGGCGGCCGAGGACATGCAGCGTTTCCTCGAGAGCGCGAACCAGGTCTGGAAGACGACTCATGGGGTCGAGCTTCGCCTCGCCATCGGGGTCAACTCCGGCGAGGCCATCGTGGGCAACATCGGCTCCGACAAACGCATGGAGTACACGGTGGTCGGCGACGTGGTGAACGTCGCGGCGCGCCTCGAGGCGATCGCAAATCCGAACCAGATCTTGGTCGCCGAGCGCACCGTGGAGCTGGCGGGTGACGAGTTCGAGCTCAAAGCGCTCGGACCCCATCAGCTCACGGGACGCAAGGCGGCGACGGCGGTCTTCGAACTGAGATTGGACGTGGCGGATGTCTGA
- a CDS encoding OmpA family protein translates to MRKLTLVAWAVAATSTWSSVGLAQAAADGSASSGGVNLATTEEHGDDNYIEAGLFAGAFFPSSSHNFEDADTEAGKRPHLKLKSVAPEIGVRVGYYPVRFVGLELEAGFMPTKDENGGKASGRALRAQAVGQMPMGSVTPFALLGFGSLGANSDSMGKDYDPAFHFGAGVKVPLTPSIGVRFDLRDNLTQKDNGADGDQTHHPEVLLGLYGTLGLSKKETPQAPPKDTDGDGFIDPGDKCPTVAGVAPDGCPPPDSDKDGFIDPQDKCPTEPGIAPDGCPDKDPDKDGILDPMDKCPNEPGVAPDGCPDNDPDKDGILDPNDKCPKEPETKNGFEDADGCPDEIPAEVKKFTGVIEGIEFDTGKATIRAKSTPKLDAALKVLLAYESLRIEISGHTDNVGTDEKNTQLSLDRANSVKKYFTDKSIADSRIETRGAGPNEPIADNKTAKGKQKNRRIEFKLLTK, encoded by the coding sequence ATGCGGAAGTTGACTCTTGTTGCATGGGCCGTTGCGGCCACGAGCACATGGTCGAGCGTGGGGCTCGCTCAAGCGGCTGCCGATGGCTCCGCGTCCTCGGGTGGGGTGAACCTGGCGACGACGGAAGAACACGGCGATGACAACTACATCGAGGCAGGTCTGTTCGCGGGAGCGTTCTTTCCGAGCAGCAGCCACAACTTCGAGGACGCCGACACCGAGGCCGGCAAACGCCCGCACTTGAAGCTGAAGAGTGTGGCGCCGGAGATCGGTGTGCGTGTGGGTTATTACCCGGTGCGCTTCGTCGGCCTCGAGCTCGAGGCCGGGTTCATGCCGACCAAGGACGAGAACGGTGGCAAGGCCAGCGGTCGGGCGCTCCGCGCGCAGGCGGTCGGGCAGATGCCGATGGGCAGTGTCACTCCGTTCGCGTTGCTCGGCTTCGGCAGCCTGGGCGCCAACAGCGACTCCATGGGAAAGGACTACGATCCGGCCTTCCATTTCGGTGCCGGCGTCAAGGTTCCCCTGACCCCGTCCATCGGCGTTCGCTTCGACCTTCGCGACAACCTGACGCAGAAGGACAACGGGGCGGACGGAGATCAGACGCACCATCCCGAGGTGCTCCTGGGTTTGTACGGAACGCTGGGGCTCTCCAAAAAAGAGACGCCGCAGGCCCCGCCGAAGGACACGGACGGTGACGGCTTTATCGATCCAGGAGACAAGTGCCCGACGGTGGCCGGTGTGGCGCCGGACGGCTGCCCGCCGCCCGACTCCGACAAGGACGGGTTCATCGACCCGCAAGACAAGTGCCCGACCGAGCCAGGCATCGCGCCGGACGGTTGCCCCGACAAGGATCCCGACAAGGACGGCATCCTCGATCCGATGGACAAGTGCCCGAACGAGCCCGGGGTGGCGCCGGATGGTTGCCCGGACAACGACCCCGACAAGGACGGCATTCTCGACCCGAACGACAAGTGCCCGAAGGAGCCCGAGACCAAGAACGGCTTCGAAGACGCGGACGGCTGTCCCGACGAGATCCCCGCGGAGGTCAAGAAGTTCACGGGTGTGATCGAGGGCATCGAGTTCGACACCGGCAAGGCGACCATCCGCGCGAAGTCGACGCCCAAGCTCGACGCGGCGCTGAAGGTGCTGCTTGCATACGAGTCGTTGCGGATCGAGATCAGCGGTCACACCGACAACGTCGGCACGGACGAGAAGAACACCCAGCTGTCCCTGGACCGCGCCAACTCGGTGAAGAAGTACTTCACTGACAAGAGCATCGCCGATTCCCGCATCGAGACGCGCGGCGCAGGTCCGAACGAGCCCATCGCGGACAACAAGACCGCAAAGGGCAAACAGAAGAACAGGCGCATCGAGTTCAAGCTGCTGACGAAGTAA
- a CDS encoding protein kinase — protein MTDDEKKPAGPPGFQPVTPARRLQQEAETMLSNPADSLPPPATAVGTTLAGKYRLTRLLGQGGMGSVWAAEQVDLGVQVAVKLMHPHVAAQAEYVERFRREARAALILSHPNIVRLIDFGQHEQTFFLVMELINGQALDEWLAHCAELPALSLLVPICVDILDGLDAAHRHGIVHRDLKPENVILSRDAQDRQVAKVVDFGLAHVEDPTKDQPTLTRKDMVAGTPAYMSPEQSRSLAVGPSTDLYAFGCLLTELLQGRPPFEAPSAIETISQHLFMPPPPLDRPPQAEPVPPLLERLRLELLSKHPHQRPADALTTRARLLEAVDPDASAVRLPSRKEEMPGGARAERVPAWNSAATAEISGAATSPAGRVSIVARAGSLLADPGLATGLAAQGLSVSHARVIEPTNADVIVYDGASTDEAIAALSAMVGTTPVLIVLQVLDTSAMRRLIEAGAADVLAAPVAPDVLARKLKRILRKR, from the coding sequence ATGACGGACGACGAGAAAAAACCAGCTGGCCCCCCGGGGTTTCAGCCCGTCACTCCCGCCCGGCGTTTACAGCAAGAAGCCGAGACGATGCTGTCGAATCCGGCGGACAGCTTGCCGCCACCCGCGACCGCAGTGGGCACGACCCTCGCCGGAAAGTACCGACTCACACGCCTGCTCGGTCAAGGTGGAATGGGCAGTGTCTGGGCCGCCGAGCAGGTCGACCTCGGTGTGCAGGTCGCCGTGAAGCTCATGCACCCGCACGTCGCGGCGCAGGCGGAATACGTCGAGCGGTTCCGGCGCGAGGCGCGGGCCGCGTTGATCTTGAGTCATCCGAACATCGTGCGGCTCATCGATTTCGGTCAGCACGAGCAGACCTTCTTTCTGGTGATGGAGCTCATCAACGGGCAGGCGCTCGACGAGTGGCTCGCTCACTGTGCCGAGCTTCCGGCGTTGTCGCTGCTGGTCCCCATCTGCGTCGACATCCTCGACGGCCTGGACGCCGCGCACCGCCACGGCATCGTGCACCGCGATCTCAAACCCGAGAACGTGATCTTGTCGCGCGACGCTCAGGATCGCCAGGTCGCAAAGGTCGTCGACTTCGGTCTGGCCCACGTCGAAGATCCGACAAAAGACCAGCCCACACTCACGCGCAAAGACATGGTGGCGGGAACGCCGGCGTACATGAGCCCCGAACAGAGTCGTTCGCTGGCGGTGGGACCGAGCACCGATCTCTACGCCTTCGGCTGCCTCCTGACGGAGCTGTTGCAGGGGCGGCCGCCGTTCGAGGCCCCGAGCGCGATCGAGACCATTTCTCAGCACTTGTTCATGCCGCCCCCGCCCCTCGACCGACCGCCCCAGGCCGAGCCCGTGCCGCCGTTGCTCGAGCGGCTGCGCCTGGAGCTCCTGTCCAAACACCCGCACCAGCGTCCCGCGGACGCGCTGACCACGCGTGCTCGTCTGCTCGAAGCCGTTGATCCCGACGCAAGCGCCGTCCGTCTTCCATCACGCAAAGAGGAAATGCCCGGCGGGGCTCGGGCAGAGCGTGTTCCCGCCTGGAACAGCGCTGCGACCGCAGAGATCTCAGGCGCGGCCACTAGTCCGGCGGGTCGGGTCTCGATCGTCGCCCGCGCGGGCTCCCTGCTGGCCGATCCTGGTCTCGCCACCGGGCTGGCGGCTCAGGGGCTCTCCGTCTCCCACGCCCGTGTCATCGAACCCACGAACGCCGATGTCATCGTGTATGATGGCGCCTCGACCGACGAAGCAATCGCCGCGTTGTCGGCGATGGTGGGCACCACGCCCGTGCTGATCGTGCTGCAGGTGCTCGACACCAGCGCCATGCGCCGGCTGATCGAGGCCGGCGCCGCAGACGTGCTGGCGGCTCCCGTCGCGCCGGACGTCCTGGCGCGCAAGCTGAAGCGCATTCTGCGCAAGCGTTGA
- a CDS encoding FecR domain-containing protein, with protein sequence MSERRLRAVTTLSLLVAVITAAGEVRAEDATPGYPERVVHWTTKSKETCADIASALYGSAKHKALLERYNSVSCANGKPLPDGLTLVLPAKVTDLPSARLRSIYPDVKARPPGGAWQEAASGMALYKNHSVNTLDKARADILFVDRTRVVLAEHTLVIIYGTAKNTAVSKTPPMVELDSGELQAGLAALRGKPIEVATQGGRVTANSRDTAVRAKEKRATVSVFDGTAKVASAKKSVDIPTNFGTAFVKDKAPEPPRPLPPGPKWQASTASGTVLGPPGALVLTAGWDGVDKARSYRVELAKDADFKELVAREEVPSEVRAFRAERLPPAAYFLRVRVIDTDDFLGLASETRRVVLAEARVEGSQGNIKGGVIELSPYASLGLGGFDGLELSMDDSPFGKVPNRIDVLRLTPKSIALRLRGSSESSRYEVRYREPGVSAQAKLDQAGTIHVSVALSGVDGVDVAGRMAPEARVSSAGKWLRQRLRAEGAVWVAELSGASAGSEPLNVQILDSRGRVLGETPVTPPGAPAKAALPSAPRRVLGPSAALVQPSPVTNVVWWAPVPDDAASVSATGYSEAGRFGSQLATRASGSLGSFGFDGLVTTSELDGVAADSAAWLTLHWRPISNDNVSLGPALQVGLPMTALSPPSRVGLGFAAGGFADRFQWLVNLGGRAPLEYSVDRRPAPDAQGYLLGGGGYEVNEWARLYAVVDGHAVVDTVDDAVVGRGGLTLGAEFGRRVFGGVALRASPWDDAGGHVIGQLALGLRAR encoded by the coding sequence ATGTCTGAGCGGAGGTTGAGAGCGGTAACGACGCTGTCTCTGCTCGTTGCCGTGATCACGGCGGCGGGCGAGGTTCGCGCCGAGGACGCAACGCCGGGTTACCCCGAGCGGGTCGTACACTGGACGACCAAGAGCAAGGAGACGTGCGCGGACATCGCGTCGGCGCTGTACGGCTCCGCCAAGCACAAGGCGCTGCTCGAACGTTACAACTCGGTCAGCTGCGCCAATGGCAAGCCGCTCCCGGATGGGTTGACCCTGGTGTTGCCCGCGAAGGTCACCGATCTACCCAGCGCGCGCCTGCGCTCGATCTACCCCGACGTGAAGGCGCGCCCTCCGGGCGGGGCCTGGCAAGAGGCCGCGTCGGGCATGGCTCTGTACAAGAACCACAGCGTCAACACGCTGGACAAGGCTCGCGCGGACATCCTGTTCGTCGATCGCACGCGGGTCGTGCTGGCCGAGCACACCCTCGTGATCATCTACGGGACAGCCAAGAACACCGCGGTCTCGAAGACACCCCCCATGGTGGAGCTCGACAGCGGTGAGCTTCAAGCCGGGCTCGCGGCTCTGCGCGGAAAACCCATCGAGGTGGCGACCCAGGGTGGCCGAGTGACGGCAAACTCCCGCGACACTGCGGTGCGCGCGAAGGAGAAACGCGCAACCGTCAGCGTCTTCGACGGCACGGCTAAGGTGGCGTCCGCCAAGAAGAGCGTGGACATCCCGACCAACTTCGGCACCGCGTTCGTGAAGGACAAGGCGCCCGAGCCGCCGCGCCCGCTACCCCCCGGCCCGAAGTGGCAGGCATCGACCGCATCCGGAACCGTGCTCGGCCCGCCGGGCGCGCTCGTGCTGACCGCGGGTTGGGATGGCGTGGACAAGGCGCGTTCGTATCGCGTGGAGCTAGCCAAGGACGCAGACTTCAAGGAGCTCGTTGCGCGCGAGGAAGTCCCGAGCGAAGTACGTGCGTTTCGCGCCGAGCGCCTGCCGCCCGCGGCCTACTTTCTTCGCGTACGAGTGATCGACACGGACGACTTTCTCGGGTTGGCCTCGGAGACGCGCCGAGTGGTGCTGGCCGAAGCGCGCGTCGAAGGCAGTCAAGGCAACATCAAAGGTGGTGTGATCGAGCTCAGCCCCTACGCTTCGCTCGGCCTCGGAGGCTTCGACGGCCTCGAGCTTTCGATGGACGACTCACCCTTCGGTAAGGTGCCGAATCGAATCGACGTGCTGCGACTCACGCCCAAGTCCATCGCACTCCGGTTGCGCGGCTCGAGCGAGAGCTCGCGCTACGAGGTGCGGTACCGTGAGCCCGGGGTCAGCGCGCAGGCGAAGCTCGATCAGGCAGGCACAATCCACGTCAGCGTCGCGCTGAGTGGTGTCGATGGCGTGGACGTTGCCGGGCGCATGGCACCCGAAGCGCGCGTGTCCAGCGCAGGAAAATGGCTGCGGCAGCGGCTCAGGGCCGAGGGCGCCGTGTGGGTCGCCGAGCTCAGCGGCGCGAGCGCGGGCAGCGAGCCGCTGAACGTTCAGATCCTGGATTCGCGCGGCCGCGTGCTCGGGGAGACCCCGGTGACGCCGCCCGGCGCGCCGGCCAAAGCAGCGCTGCCATCTGCGCCTCGCCGGGTGCTCGGGCCGAGCGCGGCGCTCGTACAACCTTCACCGGTGACCAATGTCGTGTGGTGGGCGCCGGTTCCGGATGATGCCGCTTCCGTGAGCGCGACGGGTTACTCCGAAGCTGGACGCTTTGGCTCGCAGCTCGCGACGCGCGCGTCGGGCTCGCTGGGCAGCTTTGGCTTCGATGGCCTGGTCACCACCTCCGAGCTCGATGGCGTGGCCGCCGACAGCGCTGCGTGGTTGACGTTGCACTGGCGACCGATCTCGAACGACAACGTCAGCCTCGGTCCGGCCCTGCAAGTGGGTCTGCCCATGACGGCGCTCAGCCCGCCCTCGCGGGTCGGTCTCGGCTTCGCAGCGGGAGGTTTTGCCGATCGGTTTCAGTGGCTCGTGAACCTTGGTGGCCGGGCGCCGCTCGAATACTCCGTGGACCGCCGGCCGGCGCCCGATGCCCAGGGCTACTTGCTCGGTGGTGGAGGTTACGAGGTCAACGAGTGGGCGCGTCTCTACGCGGTCGTCGACGGTCACGCGGTCGTCGACACGGTGGATGACGCCGTCGTGGGCCGCGGAGGTTTGACGCTGGGAGCGGAGTTCGGGCGGCGTGTGTTTGGCGGCGTCGCGCTACGCGCGTCACCCTGGGACGACGCCGGCGGTCACGTGATCGGACAGCTCGCGCTGGGACTCCGCGCGCGATGA
- a CDS encoding FHA domain-containing protein, giving the protein MSGASRSGFGAAPNAPFWLVSAHRSVGLEPGRYVVGRASDAEIQIVDDPNVSRRHVRLVVSHDVVELEDLGSSNGTWLDGKLVQHPLRMPVGSKLRVGAEEFELRRLRPMRRGRQSATTSPEIQLNEVLIADASSPEAATRQETPVDMVYDQVIELLDKRRVDDARRFVDPLLGLLELGHRPMQAAALERVSVLALSFGEASGEGRYLDWTVEEHRRRGRLMSARTVDLFERALFAGTPATGALLETYFSAISELSLAGTSDEISRVKRLQDAAAARGFTVPAPGPRSR; this is encoded by the coding sequence GTGAGCGGCGCTTCAAGATCGGGCTTCGGTGCGGCTCCGAACGCGCCATTTTGGTTGGTGTCTGCCCACCGCTCCGTTGGGCTCGAGCCAGGGCGTTACGTCGTGGGTCGCGCTTCTGACGCGGAGATCCAGATCGTCGACGATCCCAACGTCTCGCGGCGTCACGTGCGACTCGTCGTCAGCCACGACGTGGTCGAGCTCGAGGATCTCGGCAGCAGCAACGGCACCTGGCTCGACGGCAAGCTCGTGCAGCATCCGTTGCGTATGCCGGTAGGAAGCAAGCTCCGCGTCGGCGCCGAAGAGTTCGAGCTCCGCCGCCTTCGGCCGATGCGGCGCGGGCGCCAGTCGGCGACGACCTCGCCGGAAATACAGCTCAACGAGGTGCTCATCGCCGATGCGTCGTCTCCCGAAGCGGCGACGCGGCAGGAGACCCCCGTCGACATGGTCTACGATCAGGTGATCGAGCTGCTCGACAAGCGTCGCGTCGATGACGCGCGGCGCTTCGTGGACCCGCTCTTGGGTCTGCTCGAGCTCGGGCACCGACCCATGCAGGCCGCGGCCCTCGAGCGTGTCTCCGTGCTGGCGCTGAGCTTTGGAGAGGCCTCCGGCGAAGGGCGTTACCTGGACTGGACCGTCGAGGAGCATCGCCGCAGGGGACGTCTCATGAGCGCCCGTACCGTCGATCTGTTCGAGCGGGCGTTGTTTGCCGGAACGCCGGCCACCGGGGCGTTGCTCGAGACCTATTTCTCCGCGATTTCTGAGCTTTCTTTGGCAGGTACTTCCGACGAGATCAGTCGCGTGAAGCGGCTCCAAGACGCGGCAGCCGCGCGCGGATTCACGGTCCCGGCGCCGGGACCGCGTTCGCGCTGA